Within the Bacillota bacterium genome, the region CGAGCTGGGCAACGCCGCCCTGGCCGGGCTGGTGCAGGCGTTGGCGCACGAGCTGGGTCCGCGCGGCGCCACCGCCCATCTCCTCCTGCCCGGCGCCGCCGGGGGCGAGGAGGCGCTGGCCCGGCTGGCGGCCTTCCTCCTCTCCCGGCGCGCCGACTGGCTGACGGGGACGGTCCAGGCGGCGCCGGGGGCGGCGTTGCCACCGCTCTTCCCCGGGCCGATCGCCACCTGGCCGGAGGCGCTGGCGGCCGGGCCGCGGTGGGCCGGCGGCACCGCACCCCCCGAGCCGTGCTCCCGCCGCCGCGGGCACGTGATCGTCTCCGGCGCCGGCACCGGGCTGGGCAGGGCGTGCGCCCTCCTCTGGGCCGCGGAGCACGCCTCGCTCTCGCTTTTCGACCGGAACCCGGGGGGGGAGCTGGTGGCGGCGGTGAGCAGCCTGGGAGGCCAGCCGCTGCCGGTGAGGGTCGACGTGCGCAGCGCCGCGGGCGTCGAGCAGGCACTCCGGCGGGCCCGCGACCACTTCGGGCCGGCGTCCGCCCTCTTCGTCGGTCTCGGGGAGGAGATCGCGGCCCCGGGGGCGGAGCTCTCCCCGGGAGCGGCCCCCGGCCCTGCGCGAAGGGAGGACGGGTCGGGGGGCGAAGACCTGGACGACTTGCTGGAACGCGGGCTTCTCGGCGCCTGGCAGCTCTGCCGGCTGGCGCCGCCCTACTTCGGGCCGGAAGGGGGCGCCGTGGTGGTGGACGCCGGCCCCGCCCCAGTCCGCAGCCTCGGGGAAGGGTCGCTGCACGCCATGCTCTCCCGCGCCCGCCTGGCGCTGGCCTGGCGGCTGGCGCGGGAGCTGGCGCCCGCCGGCGTCCGCGTCAACGCGGTGCTCCGGGCGACCGGGGGCGCAGGGCACCTGGATGCGTCCGGCCGAGGCGGCGGGCGGCCTCCTCGCCGGGCGGAGGGCGGGATGCCCCGGCAGCGGGCGGTCCTGCCCCGGCCCGCGGCGCCCCTGGAGGACGTGGCGGCGGTGGTCCGCTGGCTGGCCGACCCCGCCTGCCCGCTCTCGGGTGCGGCGCTCCCGGTGGACGCGGGGGAGTGGTTGAGCTGAGGTGGTGAGGGACGGGGTGCGGCCTGTCCTCTTCCTGAGCGACTTCGGCGCGTCGGAATACCCCGGGATCTGCCGGGCGGTGATCGCCTCCATCGCGCCGGAGGTGCCGGTGATCGACCTGAGTCATCACGTGCCGCCCTTCGACGTGGCGGCGGGCGCCCTGGTGGCGATGGACGCCGCTCCCTATGCACCGCCGGGCAGCGTCTGGCTGGCGGTGGTCGACCCCGGCGTCGGCGGCGGGCGGCGGGCCGTGGTGGTGCTGGCGGCGCGCGGCGACCTGCTGGTGGGACCCGACAACGGCCTGCTCATGGCCGCGGCCGCCGCCCTGGGTGGGGTGAAGGGCGCCTGGAGCCTGGAGAATCCCGCCTACCGGCTGCCCGGGCTCTCCTCCACCTTCCACGGCCGTGACCTCTTCGCGCCGGCGGCCGCCCACCTGGCGAAGGGTCTCCCGCCGGAGGCCATGGGACCCCCGGTGGAGCCCGAGAGCCTGCTCCCCGCCCCGCTCCCGGAGCCGCGGCTGGAGAAGGCGCCCGAGCCGCGCCTGATCGCCACGGTGATCCTCTTCGACCCCTTCGGGTCGGCGCGGTTGCGCGCACCGGCCCGGCTCCTCGGCGACCTCGGACTGGCCCCCGGGCGGCCGGCGCGGCTGGCGGCGGGCGGCCGGAGCTGGCGGCTGCCCGTGGCCCGCACCTTCGGCGACGTGCCCGAGGGTGCAGCGCTCTTACTCGAGGACTCGTCCGGCGATATCCTGGTGGCAGTCCACCGTGGCAGCGCCCGGCGCGAGTTGGGGCTCCAGCGCGGCCAGGAGGTGGAAATCGCCCCGCTGCGGGGAGGCGTCTGACGCGTGCCGCTCCTCCTGCTCCTGCTCCTCTTGCTGGCGCTGCCCTGGCTCTTCTTCTCGTTCTTCGCGCAGCTCTCGGCCGCCTCGTTCAGCGCCCTGGGGCTCTCGCCGGCCGAGTCCTTCTGGCTCTTCGCCGGCTCGCTGGTGGGAAGCGTGATCAACATCCCCGTCTGGCGAAGGACCGTCTACTACGAGCGGCCGGCCGCGGGCCTGCGGTCGTTTCTCTTCTACTACCCGCCGGAGGTGCGGGAGCAGGTGGTCTACCTCAACGTGGGCGGGGCGCTGCTGCCGGGTCTCTTCGCCCTCTACCTGCTCATCCGCGGCCCCCTCCTGCCCATGCTGGTCACGATCGGCGTGGTCACGCTGGTGGCCGAGCGGATCGCCCGGCCCCGGGCCGGCGTCGGCATCGTCCTGCCGCCCTTCATCCCGCCGCTGGCCGCCGCGGCGGTCGCCTTCCTCCTGGCCCGGGGCGCCGAGGTCTCGCCGGTGGCCTACGTGGGCGGCGTCCTGGGCACGCTGATCGGCGCCGACCTCCTCCACCTGCGCGAGGTGCTGCGGCAGGACGCGCTGTCGCTGAGCGTGGGCGGCGCCGGCGTCTTCGACGGGATCTTCCTGGTGGGCATGGTCTCCGCGCTTCTGGGAGCGCTGGCGCGGGGGTAGGGGTCGGATCGGTCCGGAGACGGAGGGCGGCGCGCGCCACCGGTCGCCGCCCGCACCGCCTTCCCTCCCGCCTCATCCTTTGCGACCCGCCCCATCGGAGGAGCTGCCGGCCCAACATCGCCCGTGCGGAGGGTAGCCGGGGGCGCTGCTCCCT harbors:
- a CDS encoding SDR family NAD(P)-dependent oxidoreductase, producing MARLSTAPVSPDGVAVAGEGLEPGIRRFLGALERLRSEQQALLPAGVAGEPAGRVTVAGALPPAASLLEAQPGQLRQLIRALAATERSVRSAPAPVRRHLLVGFAASGGALAELGNAALAGLVQALAHELGPRGATAHLLLPGAAGGEEALARLAAFLLSRRADWLTGTVQAAPGAALPPLFPGPIATWPEALAAGPRWAGGTAPPEPCSRRRGHVIVSGAGTGLGRACALLWAAEHASLSLFDRNPGGELVAAVSSLGGQPLPVRVDVRSAAGVEQALRRARDHFGPASALFVGLGEEIAAPGAELSPGAAPGPARREDGSGGEDLDDLLERGLLGAWQLCRLAPPYFGPEGGAVVVDAGPAPVRSLGEGSLHAMLSRARLALAWRLARELAPAGVRVNAVLRATGGAGHLDASGRGGGRPPRRAEGGMPRQRAVLPRPAAPLEDVAAVVRWLADPACPLSGAALPVDAGEWLS
- a CDS encoding SAM-dependent chlorinase/fluorinase; the protein is MRDGVRPVLFLSDFGASEYPGICRAVIASIAPEVPVIDLSHHVPPFDVAAGALVAMDAAPYAPPGSVWLAVVDPGVGGGRRAVVVLAARGDLLVGPDNGLLMAAAAALGGVKGAWSLENPAYRLPGLSSTFHGRDLFAPAAAHLAKGLPPEAMGPPVEPESLLPAPLPEPRLEKAPEPRLIATVILFDPFGSARLRAPARLLGDLGLAPGRPARLAAGGRSWRLPVARTFGDVPEGAALLLEDSSGDILVAVHRGSARRELGLQRGQEVEIAPLRGGV
- a CDS encoding DUF1614 domain-containing protein, whose product is MPLLLLLLLLLALPWLFFSFFAQLSAASFSALGLSPAESFWLFAGSLVGSVINIPVWRRTVYYERPAAGLRSFLFYYPPEVREQVVYLNVGGALLPGLFALYLLIRGPLLPMLVTIGVVTLVAERIARPRAGVGIVLPPFIPPLAAAAVAFLLARGAEVSPVAYVGGVLGTLIGADLLHLREVLRQDALSLSVGGAGVFDGIFLVGMVSALLGALARG